TTTCCCAAAGCGGACTTTCCGCCGGGTAGGGGGGCCTGGGGTAGCCCGCGGGCAGGCCCAGGTGGCGGAGGGCCTGCTTCAGGAGGGGCACCCCGCCCCTGGCCAGGAGGTCTCCCAGGGGGAAGAGCTTCCTCTGCAGGGCCTGGGCCTCCTCCAGCCTTCCTTCCCGGAAGCGATGCAGAAGGGCCCGGTAGGCCCTAGGGGCGAGGTTCGCCGCGGCGAGGATCCCCCCTTCCGCCCCCAGGGCCAAGGCGGCGAGGAAGGTGGGCGCGTGGCCCGTATAGACCCGAAGGCCTCCCAGGTGGGCCTGGTAGAAGGCGAACCGGGCCATCTCGCCGCTGGAGTCCTTGAGGCCCTGGACCTGGGGGTGCCGGGCCAGGGTTGCCACCAGGGCGAGGGGGAGGTCTACCCGGGTGTTCTGGGGCACGTGGTAGAGGAAGAGGGGCATCCTCTCCGCCAGGGCCTCGTAGTAGCGGAGGAGGCCTTCCCCGAGGCTTGCGTGGTAGTAGCGGGGCGGGGTGGCGAGGAGGGCCCAGGCCCCGGCCGCCCTCGCCTCCTCCAGGGCCCTTTCCGCCTGGGGCAGGGTCTCCTCCATCAGCCCCACCAGAAAAGGCTTCCCGGGCTTGAGCGCCCGCAGGCCTTGGGCCCGCTCCTCGGGGGTGAGGTGGACCCCCTCCCCGTTGGAGCCGTAGACCAAAAGGCCATCCACCAGAGGCTCGAGGGCCTCCGCCAGCTCCCGGAAAGCCTCGGTGTCCAAGCGGCCTTCCCGGTCAAAGGGGGTGGGGATAGGGGGGAGGATCACGCCCGCCTCCTCAGGGGCCCCAGGGCGAAGAGGAGGAAGTGGAGGCCGTAGGCCAAGAGGAGAAGCCCCGCCCCCTCTCCCCGGAGGGTCTGGAGGAGGCCGAAGGCGAAGAGCAGGAGGAGGGCCAGGCCTAGGCCTCCGGAAAAGCCCAGGCTTCCCGGCACCAGAAGCCGCACGAGAAGGGCCCAGGCGGGGGCGACCTGCCCCCGGCGCCGCGGGAGGAGGAAGGCCAGGAGGTGGTAGGCGAGGAGGAGGAGGAAGAGGACAAGCCCCCAGGGCCTTGCCCCTGGGGCCACGGGCAGGGCGAGGCGCGGGGCGCGCCGCAGGGGGTCTTCCAGGAGGCGGGCCCACTCCACCTTTAGGAGGATGAGGTAGAGGGTGCGGAGGCTAGGCCCGGGCTCCCGCTCGCCCCAGGGGTCCTGCCCCAGGCCCAAGGCGGTGCGGATGGGGCCCTCGAGGGGGGCCTCGGCGTAGGCCCGGGCCAAGGACCCCTCCTCCCCCAAGAGGGCGCGGGCGAAGGGGAAGGCGCCCTCTGCCAGGAGCTTCCTGGCCTCCCGGGGGGCTTGGGGCAGGAGGGCATAGCCCAAGAGGGCCTTCACCTCGGGAAGGGGGGGCTGTTTGCGGAGCCAGTCCAGGGCAGCCTGGGTGCGCAGGCTCCCCTGGTCCAGGGGCGGCGCGGTCAGCTGGGCGCGCGCCTCCCGGTCCAGGCCGTAGAGGAGGAAGCCTGCCCCCAGGGCAAGGAGGAGGAGCAGGGCCAGGAGCCGCTCCCCTAAGCTGGCGTAGGCCAGGAAGAGGTGCCTGAGGCGCAGAAGGGGGTGCCGGAGATACCCCCCGAGAAACCCGCCGATGGGCCTGAGGTCCCGAAGCTGGGCGGGGAGGTAGTAGAGGAAGAGGTAGGCCATGAGGAAGAGGTAGGCCAGCCCCAGGGCGTAGAGGCCCTCGGGTAGGGGGCCAAGGTCCGGAGGGAGCCAGGCCCTCAGGTACCGGGCCCTCTCCCTCAGGGCCAGGGCCTGGGCGGGCCGCCCCTGGGCCTCGAGGGCCTCCGCCCGCTCCTGGAAGAAGGCCAGGGAGCCCGGGAAGAGGGGGGTGTAGCGGAGCAGCGCCTCCGTAAGGCTAAGGGCCTGGGCGGGATTCTCCTGGGCCAGGGCGCGGGCGGCCTCCGCCATGCGGCGCACCCCCTCCTGGCCGAAGAGGAGCTCGGGGCGGTGGCCCCGGGCGAGGAGGTCCTGCCCGTAGGCCCTCAGGTCCTCCTCGCTCAGGGCTTTAGGCTCCAGGGCCCAATAGGCGAAGTAGGGCCAGGGCTTGGGGGGCTTGAGGGCCTCCAGGAGGGGTCTGAGGCCCCTCAGGTCCTCCTCCGTCCCCTCAAAGGGCAAGGGGGGGAAGGGGATGGGGAGCACCAGGTCCCCAGCGAGGAGGGCCTCGGGTCCCGGGCGCAGGGCCAGCACCCTTCTGGGGGCGAAGTAGAAGCGGACCCCGGGCCCCTTAAGGCTGGCCTCCGCCACGAGAAGCCCCTGGGCCACGAAGGCCCTCTCCCCTTCCACCAGGGGTCCGAGCCAGGCCCCGGGAGGGAGGGGGAGGAGGCCCCAGGGGAGGCGGAGGCCCTCCGGGGTGAGCTCGGGGGCCTGGGGCGCCAAGGCGGTGAACCACCCTTCCACCGCCCCGGAGGGAAGGGCGAGGCGGACCCGGTACTCCCCCGGGGCTTCCGGGGTGAAGGGGAGACGGAACCCCCCTCCCTGGCTTTCCACCTCCAGGGCCTGGGTCCCCTTGGGGCCTGCCACCTCCAGGGGAAATCGGCCTGGGGGGAGGTCCTTGCCCTCCAGGAAAAGGGGCTCCCCCACGCGGGCGGTTTCCGGCAGGAGGAGGGACTGGCCCAAAGCCCCAAGGCCCAGGAAGGCCAAGGCGATCCATAGACGCATGGCGCTATTCTACCCCGGCCTTTCCGGGGCCAGGAGGCCGAGCCCATGGACGGGGAGAAGGGAAGCCCTCCTGGGTTGCGGCATGGATGGACCAGGGAAACGGCTACACAGCCCTAGTTTGGCCATCCCATCTTGTTAGGGTGCGGGGAAGGCAAAGGCTTCGTAACCCAGCTCGGCCACGGCAAACCAGCGGTACTCCTCCTGCCGGAAAGCCCAGTAGGCGGTGTACACCTTGCGGTAGAGGGGGTCCTTGGCTGCCTGTTCCTCGTAGAGGGCCCGGGCCTCCTCCAGGGCTTTCTTCATCACCTCGCCCGGCCACTTCCTAAGGCGCACGCCCGCCGCGAGGAGGCGCCCCAGGGCCGGGGGGTTGAGGGCATCGTACTTGGCCATCATGGTGAGGTTGACCTCCGCCGCGGCCACCTGGAAGGCCTCCTGGAACTCCTTAGGAAGCCTCGCCCACTCCCTCTGCCCCACCAGGAAGGAGAGCTGGGCGCTGGGCTCCCAGAAGGACGGATAGTAGTAATAGCGGGCCACCTTGTAAAACCCTAGCTTCTCGTCGTCATAGGGGCCGCTGAACTCCGTGGCGTCAATGGTGCCCCGCTCCAAGGCGGGGTAGATGTCCCCCGCGGCCAGGGTCTGGGGCACCACGCCCAGCCGCCCCATCACCAAGCCCCCAAGGCCGGGGATCCGCATCCTGAGCCCTTTCAGGTCCGCGAGGGTCCGGATCTCGCGGCGGAACCAGCCTCCCATCTGGGTTCCGGTGTTGCCCCCAGGGAACTGCACCACCCCGAAGTCGGCGTAGACCTGCCGGAGAAGCTCCAGACCCCCGCCGAAACGCATCCAGGCGTTATGCTGGCGGTAGGTCATGCCGAAGGGCACGCCTCCGTCAAAGGCCAGAACCGGGTTCTTCCCCACGTAGAAGGGGCCGTAGGTGTGGCCCGCCTCCACGGTTCCCTGCTGCACGGCGTCCAGTACCTGCCCTCCCGGCACGATCTCCCCTGCCTGGAAGACGCGGATCTGGAACCGCCCTCCGGTGAGCTCAGAAACCCGTTGCGCCAGGTCCTCCGCTCCTCCAAAGAGGGTGTCCAGGCTCTTGGGGTAGCTGGAGACCAGGCGCCAGCGCACCTGAGGGGCCGCCTGGGCAAAGGCGGTGTAGACGAGGCTCGCTGCCAGGCCGACCCCCACCCGCTTCAGAAACCTCCGCCGCTCCATAGGGCCTCCTTTCTCCTTAAGTCTACGCTCCTGACCCCGATTCGGCCCCACGCGATCCCCGACCGGGCCAAAGAAGGGGCCTTGGATTCCGCCTTAGGCCGTGTTTAGGAGGCGCTCCACCTGGCCCAGGAGGGCCTGCCCCTCAAAGGGCTTGCCCAGGAAGGCCTGGGCCCCGGCCTCCAGGGCCTCCTTCTGGCTCGTGGCGGAGACGCTGGCGGAAAGGGCTAAAACCGGGGTTTTCCCCAAGGCCCGCACCCGCCGGATGACCTCGAGGCCGGAAACCCCGGGCAGGATGAGGTCGCAGATCACGAGGTCGTAGGCCTCCCCCAGCCTGGCCAGGGCCGCCTGGGCCGAGGGGGCCCAGTCCACCTGGTGGCCGGCCCGCTCCAACAGGCGCCGCACCAGGTGGGCTACCAGGGGCTCGTCCTCAACCACCAGGATGCGGGCCATACAGGGGTAGGATAACCCGGAAGGTGGCGCCTTGGCCCGGGTGGCTCTCCACGGCGATCCGTCCGCCGTGAGCCTCCACGATGTGCCGGGAGATGTAGAGGCCAAGTCCGGTGCCCGCTACCCCCCGGGTTTGGGGGCCCTGGGCCCGGCCGTAGCGCTGGAAGAGCTTGGGGAGCTCCTCCTCGGGGATGCCGGGGCCTGTGTCGGCGACCTCCAAGACGAGCGCCTCCTCTTGGGCAAAGGCCCTGAGGCGCACCTCCCCCCCGGGAGGGGTGAACTTGAAGGCGTTGGAGAGGAGGTTCCCCACCACCTGGAGCAACCGCTCAGGGTCGGCCTCCAGGGGGGGCAGGGGTTCCACCTCTACCCGGAAGGCCACCCCCGAGAGCCGGGCCACCCCCTGGAAGCTCTTGGCCAGGTCTAAAAGGCGAGGGCGGAGGTCCACGGGACGGCGGGCGATCTCAAAGCGGCCGGCCTCGAGGCGGCTTGTGTCCAGGAGGTTGTCCACCATGGTTTTCAGGCGGAAGGCCGCCTCCAGGATGAGCTCCACCGACTCCCGCGCCCCCTCGGGAACCTCCTCCTTGAGGAGCTCCGCTAGGCCCAGGATCACCGCCAGGGGGGTGCGGAGCTCATGGGAAACGGCGGCGATGAACTCCCCCTTAAGCCTTTCCGCCTCGAGGCGGGGCCTAAGGTCCCTGAGGGTGACCACCACCCCCCGGATCCTGGGGTCCTGAAGGAGGTTCCGCCCCCAGGCCTCCACGGGGATGGGGGTACCGTCCCGGTGGAGGACCTTAAGCTCCGCCCGCCTCACCTCCCCGGGGCAGGCGAGGAGCTCGGCCAAGAGGTTTTGGGCCCGGGGGCGGTCCTCGGGGTGCACGTGGTCCCAAGCCCCCAGGGCCTTGACCTCCTCGGGGTCGTAGCCCAAGACGGCGCGGGCGCTTTCGCTCACAAAGCGGAGGAGGCCATGGTCGTCCAAGACGTAGATCACATCCTGGGCGTTTTCCAGAAGGGCCTTTAGCCGCTCCTCCTCGGCCTCGAGGTGATCCAAGAATCGGGCCTTCTCCAGGGCCAAAGCCGCCAGATTGGCCGCCTGGGCCACCCGGCTCAAGAAGCGCTCCCCGAAGCGGCGGGGTTTGCGGTAGACCAGGGCCAGGCCCCCACGGAAGCCCGGGGCGGCAAAGGGGGCCACCACCAGGCCTTTGGCCTCCGTGGCTTCAGCCAAGCCGCACCGGCCCCTAGCCCCCTCCTCCAGGGGCAGGGGCCTGCCCTCCTCTAGGGCCTGCTCCAGGAGGTTAGGCCGGGGGACCTCCTCCCCGGTGCTCAGGGAGCGAAGGCTCCCGGCCTCTTCCACGAGGAAGAGGGCCCGGTCGGCGCCGAAGAGAAGGGTAAGCCTCGCCGCCAGGGCCTCGGCCACCCTGGCCAGGCCCCGTTCCGCCAGGGCGGCCTGGGCCATCTCCGAAAGGCTCTGGGTGAAGCGGGCCTCCTCCCGGAGGGCCCGTTCCAGCTTGGCCCGCTCGCTGATGTCGTGGAGCACCAAAACCCGCATCTCCCCCACGCGCCGCCCCCGGACGCTGTAGGTCACCCCTTGGAAAAGGACCTCCAGCCGTCCCCCTTCCAGGGCCGGCCCCAACTGGGCGGGCAGGTGGGAGAGGACCACCCGTTCCCCCAAGCCCAGGATCTCCCGGGCGCGGCGGTTGGCAAACCCCTCCTCCCCAAGGAGGACCACCACGCCATCGGGAAGTTCCTCCAGGATCCTCACCAGCCGCCCCCGCTCCGCCGCCAGGGCCAAGGACAGCCGGCCCCGTTCCCGGTAGAGCTGGGCGTTCTTCAAGGCCACCGCCACGATCCCCGCCAAAAGCTCGAGGTACCCTACCTCCTCTTCCCCCACCGGTCTGCCCCCTGGGCCCCGGTCCACGCTGAAGACGCCTAGGGCTTCCTCCTCCAGGAGGAGGGGCACCACGGCCACATTGGGGCCCACCCCCGAGCGGGCCCGCTCGGGGAGCGCCTCACGGGGCAAAAGCAGCGTCTTTCGCTCGCGTAGCGCCTGGACCAATGGGTCGGCCGAGGTGGCCAGGGGGAAGCGGATCTGGCTTTGGCCCTCGGTCCAAAAGAACTCATCTCCCCGCAGGGTCAGGTGCCCCTCCAACAGGTCTCCCCGGACCAAGGCCACCGTCACCCGGTAGAAGCCAAAGCGCTCCTTGAGGGCGCGGGCCAAAAGCTCCAACACCCCCTCGGGCTGCAACAGGCGCGCCACATCGTGGGCCACCTGGTTGACATGGGCTAGGGCTTCGGCCTGGGCCCGGAGATGGGCCAAGGCTTCCTCCCGCTCGGTGAAGAGGCGGCCGTTTTTTAGGGCCAAGGCGGTGAGCTGGGCAAGGAGGGGCAGAAGCCGCTCGAGGCTCCGGGGAACCCCCTCGAGGCTTAACACCCCAAGGGGGGCAAAGGCGGGGCAGGAAGGGCAGACCAGGGGCCGGTTTTCCCGGGTGGCCCGGGGGCGCTGGGTGCACCGGGCCTCCGGCTTAGCCCAGCAGAAGCTTCCCCCTTCCCCCACCACCGGCAACCACCAGCCCTCCTCCTTTCGCAGGGGGCTTTCCTCAAAAAAGGCCTCCTGCACTGGCCCCTTGCTGTAAACCGGAAGGGCGATGGCGCTCACCGTGTAGTGCTGCCCTCTCCCCGAGGCCACCTCCCCCACCAGTTCCCGGGTCTGGGGATGGTAGAGGAAAAGGGCAGCCCGCTCCACTCCCTCCTCGGTGGCCACCTCCAGGAGGTTCCTCAGGATCTGGGTGGGCTCGAGGTCCTTTAACAAGGCCCGCTGAAAGCGGGAAAGGACCTGGAGTTCCCCCACAAGCCTCATCCAAGCCTCATGGTAGCATGGGGGCCGGGGTTGCATGGGGCCTGTGAAAAATCTTAGACTCGGTCAAAGGGAGGTCCCGGAGGAGGTGGGGAATGCCCATAGACTTTAGCCTTACGGAGGAGCAGAAGCAGCTTCAGGCCCTGGCCCGGCGCTTCGCCAAGGAGGTCATCCTCCCCGTGGCCCGGGAGTACGACGAGAAGGAGGAGGTTCCCTGGCCCATCATAGAAAAGCTCCACGAGGTGGGCCTCCTCAACGCCATCATCCCCGAGGCCTACGGAGGGATGGGCCTCAAGATGCTGGACGAGGTCCTCGTGGGGGAGGAGCTGGCCTACGCCTGCATGGGCATCTACACCATCCCCATGGCGAGCGATCTGGGCATCACCCCTGTCCTCCTCGCCGGCACGGAGGAGCAGAAGCGCCGTTTCCTCAAGCCCCTCACGGAAAAGCCGGCCCTGGCCGCCTTTGCCCTTTCCGAGCCGGGAAACGGCTCCGACGCGGCCGCCCTCAAGACGAGGGCTACCCGCCAAGGGGACCACTACGTTCTGAACGGCACCAAGATGTGGATCAGTAACGGCGGCGAGGCGGAATGGGTGGTGGTCTTCGCCACGGTGAACCCCGAGCTGAGGCACAAGGGGGTGGTGGCCCTGGTGGTGGAGAAGGGGGCGCCGGGCTTCAAGGCCATCAAGATCCACGGGAAGATGGGCCAGAGGGCCAGCGGCACCTACGAGCTCGTCTTTGAGGACGTGAGGGTGCCCGTGGAAAACCGCCTGGGCGAGGAGGGGGAGGGGTTTAAAATCGCCATGCAGACCCTCAACAAGACCCGGATCCCTGTGGCCGCGGGGAGCGTGGGGGTGGCGAGGCGCGCCCTGGACGAGGCCAGGAAGTACGCCCTGGAGAGGGAGGCCTTCGGGCAGAAGATCGCAAGCTTCCAGGCCATCCAGTTCAAGCTGGCGGACATGCTGATGGGCATAGAGACCGCCCGCATGTACACCTACTACGCCGCCTGGCTTGCCGACCAGGGCCTCCCCCACGCCCACGCCAGCGCCATCGCCAAGGCCTACGCCTCGGAGATCGCTTTTGAGGCGGCCAACCAGGCCATCCAGATCCACGGCGGCTACGGCTACGTGCGGGAGTACCCGGTGGAAAAGCTCCTAAGGGATGTGAAGCTCAACCAGATCTACGAGGGCACCAACGAGATCCAGCGGCTCATCATTGCCAGGCACCTCCTGGCGGAGTGAGGGGGAGAGATGAAGTTCGTAGCGGTGATCCGGCAGGTACCCGACGGGGAGAGCAGGCTCAGGATCCAAGGGGGGCGCGTGGACCTCTCCGGGGCCACCCTAATCCTGGACCAGATGGACGAGTATGCGGTGGAGGAGGCCCTCCGCCTTAAGGAAAAGCACGGCGGGGAGGCCATCGTGGTGGGCTTCGGCCCCGAGCGCACCGAGGAGGCCCTCCGCACCGCCTTGGCCATGGGGATGGACCGCGGGGTCCACGTGGTCCACGAGGGCTTCGCCGACCCCGTGGCCGTGGCCGAGGCCCTGGCCCCCGTGCTCAAGGAGGAGGCCCCCACCCTGGTCCTCACCGGGGGACAGCAGGCGGACTGGGACAGCCAGGCCCTGGGGGCCGCCCTGGCCGAGGCCCTGGGGGTACCCGTGGTGGCCTGGACCACGGCGTTGGAGCTGGAAGGGGAGACCGCCCGGGCCAAGCACGACCTGGACGAGGGGGCGGAGTGGGTGAGGGTGCGGCTTCCCGCCGTCTTCACCACCCAGCAGGGCCTGAACGAGCCCCGCTACCCCACCTTGCCCGGGATCATGAAGGCCAAGAAGAAGGAGATCCGGAAGGTGGAGGCCCACCTCTCCCCGAGGGTGGTGCTGCTTTCCGAGGAGATCCAGGAGAAGGCCAGGCTCGGCAAGATCCTGGACGGCAAGGATCCCGTGGCCGCCGTGGAGGAGCTGGTGCGGCTCCTCCACGAGGAGGCCAAGGTCCTCTAGGAGGTGCCCATGATTCTGGTGGTTTTGGACCACGACGGAAACCGGCTCAAAAAGGCGAGCCTCGAGGCCCTAACCCGGGCCCGGAGGCTCGGGGAAGCCTTCGGGGAAAGGGTGGCCGGGGTGCTCCTTGCCGAGGAGAAGGCTCCCCTGGAGGAGGCCCGGCGGTACGTGGAGACCCTCTACACCGCCGTCCTGGGCCCCTACACCGCGGAGAGGTGGGCGGCTGGGATCCTGGAGGCGGCCAAGGGGGGAGCGAAGGCCATCCTGGCGCCCTCCTCGAGGCAGAGCCGGGCCTACCTGGGCCGGGTGGCCTACGCCCTCAAGGCGGGGCTCCTGGAGGACACCCTGGACTCGTGGCCCGAAGGAGGCGAGGTCCACGCCACCCGCTACGCCTACCTGAACCGGGTGACCCAGCGGGTGAAGGCGGCCCTCCCCGTGGTCCTCACGGTTAAGCCCAACACCACGCCCCTGGCCGAGCCCCTTGGGGGGGAGGCCGAGGTGGTGCCCTTGGCTGTGCCCGAGGTGCCCACGGTGGAGGTGCTGGAGCGCCTTCAGGAGCAGAGGAAGGGGGTTTCCCTCACCGAGGCCGACATCGTGGTCACCGGGGGCCGGGGCATGGGGAGCGCTGAGGCCTTTAGGCTGGTGGAGGAGCTCGCCGCCCTCCTGGGCGGGGCTGTGGGGGCCACCCGGGCCGTGGTGGACGCGGGATGGCGGCCCTACGCCGAGCAGGTGGGCCAGACCGGCAAGACCGTCCAGCCCTCCCTTTACCTCGCCCTCGGGGTCTCAGGAGCGGTGCAGCACCTGGCGGGGATGAACAAGAGCAAGTACATCGTGGCGGTGAACAAGGACCCCGAGGCCCCCATCTTCAAGCACGCCGACTACGGCATCGTGGGGGACGTGCACCAAATCCTCCCTGCCCTGATCCAGGCGGTGAAGAAGCTGAAGGACTGATTTCACCCCATGCGGGCCCTGGTAAAACGTCCCCGCGAGGTTCTTGCTAGGCAGCCGGGGCCGCACCTCAGCCTTGGGGCGGGGCCCCTTCCCCTTCCGTCCGGGCCGCCCCAGGCTCCGGAGGACCCTCGTTCCTTGGTCCCTGCTCCGGGGTCTTCCTTCGCATTAGCGCCAGAAGAAGGTAGAGGAGCAGGGCCACCGCCACTGCCCCCACCACATAAGGCCAGGTGCTCCCGCCCTCGGCCCGGGGCACCTCGGGGAAGGAGAGGGGAGGGGCTTTGGCCTTGAAGACCTCCTCCTCCACCTTGGAAAGGCGCTGGGCAAGGGACTTGAGCGTGGCCTCGTGGGCCTTCACCTGGGCCTCCAGGACCGCCACCCGGCTGTTAAGCGCCCGGTAGGAGGCGTAGGCCTGGTAGCCCGCCAGGGCGAGGAGCACCAGGACCACCAGGGCCAAGAGGGGATAGAGCCACCTTTTCATGGAACACCTCCTTTCCCGCGAGCCCCTGGTTTTCCCGGGCCCTTGGGCCATTGTATCATGCCCTCACGTATGGCCGATAACGCCCGGCTCATCCTGGATGAGCTTCTGGCCGAGCTCGAGGAAAGGCGGAAGCGGGTCCTCCTCGGTGGCGGAGAGGAGCGCATCCAAAGGCAACACCAGCAGGGAAAGCTCACCGCCCGGGAGCGGATAGACTACCTCCTGGACGAGGGGAGCTTCGTGGAGCTCATGCCCTTTGCCGAGCACCTGGAAACGGGCCTCATGGAGGGCCTCGAGGCCCCCGCCGACGGGGTGGTGACGGGCTACGGCACCATCGGGGGGAGGCTGGTCTTCGTCTTCAGCCAAGACTTCACCGTCTTGGGGGGCTCCCTCGGCAAGGTGCACGGGCGCAAGATCGCAAGCCTCATGGACCTGGCGGCCAAGGTGGGGGCCCCCGTCATCGGCCTCAACGACTCGGCGGGGGCCCGGATCCAGGAGGGGGTGGACAGCCTCTCCGGCTACGGGGAGGTCTTCTACCGCAACGCCCTCTACTCCGGGGTCATCCCCCAGATCTCCGCCATCCTGGGCCCCTGCGCCGGGGGCGCCGTCTACAGCCCCGCCATGACCGACTTCATCCTCATGAGCCGGGGCACGAGCTACATGTTCATCACCGGTCCCGAGGTGATCAAGAGCGTCACCCGGGAAGAGGTGACCTTTGAGGAGCTGGGCGGGGCCGAGGTGCACATGGAGCGAAGCGGCGTGGCCCACCTCGAGGGGAAGGACGACCGGGAGGTCCTGGACCTTATCAAGAAGCTCCTCAGCTACCTCCCCCAGAACAGCCGGGAGAGGCCCCCCGTGCTGGAGCCCCAGGACGACCCCTTTCGCCCTACCCCGGAGCTTTTGGACCTCGTCCACCCCGACGCCAAAAGGCCCTACAACATGCACCAGGTGATCCGGACCCTCCTGGACGGGGGGGAGTTTTTGGAGATCCAGCCGCGATTCGCCCGGAACATCATCGTGGGCCTGGGGCGGCTCGGGGGCTACCCCGTGGGGGTGATCGCCAACAACCCCCGCTTCATGGCGGGCGCCCTGGACATCCACGCCTCGGACAAGGCGGCCCGCTTCATCCGCACCATGGACGCTTTCGGCATCCCCCTCCTCACCCTGGTGGACGTCACGGGCTTCCTTCCCGGGGTGGCCCAGGAGCACGGGGGGATCATCCGGCACGGGGCCAAGATGCTCTTCGCCTACGCCGAGGCCACGGTGCCCAAGATCACCCTCATCGCCCGCAAGGCCTACGGGGGGGCGTACCTGGCCATGAACTCCAAGGACATGGGAGCGGACGTGGTCCTGGCCTGGCCCACGGCGGCGGTGGCGGTGATGGGGGCCGAGGGAGCGGCCAACATCATCTACCGCAAGGAGATCCTCTCCTCCCAAAACCCCGAGGAGACCCGCAGGCGGAAGATTGAGGAGTACCGCCGGGCCTTTGACAACCCCTGGGTGGCGGCGGGGAGAGGGTACATTGACGACGTCATTGACCCCAAGGACACCCGGCGCGTCCTTTACCGGCACCTGAGGATGCTCTGGGGGAAGAAGGAGGAACGTCCCTGGAGAAAGCACGACAACATCCCGCTCTAAGGCCCGGTTCCCCAACCCTTGCCCTTCCGGGCAGGGGGGGCTAGCCTGGTTCCCGTGGACCTCGAGGCCTTCCGCCAAGACCTGGTGGCCTGCCGCCTCTGCCCCCGCCTCGTGGCCTGGCGGGAGGGGGTGGCGGGCAGGAAGAGGGCCTTCCGGGGGGAAGGCTACTGGGCGAGGCCCGTCCCGGGCTTCGGGGACCCAGA
Above is a genomic segment from Thermus islandicus DSM 21543 containing:
- a CDS encoding acyl-CoA carboxylase subunit beta, translated to MADNARLILDELLAELEERRKRVLLGGGEERIQRQHQQGKLTARERIDYLLDEGSFVELMPFAEHLETGLMEGLEAPADGVVTGYGTIGGRLVFVFSQDFTVLGGSLGKVHGRKIASLMDLAAKVGAPVIGLNDSAGARIQEGVDSLSGYGEVFYRNALYSGVIPQISAILGPCAGGAVYSPAMTDFILMSRGTSYMFITGPEVIKSVTREEVTFEELGGAEVHMERSGVAHLEGKDDREVLDLIKKLLSYLPQNSRERPPVLEPQDDPFRPTPELLDLVHPDAKRPYNMHQVIRTLLDGGEFLEIQPRFARNIIVGLGRLGGYPVGVIANNPRFMAGALDIHASDKAARFIRTMDAFGIPLLTLVDVTGFLPGVAQEHGGIIRHGAKMLFAYAEATVPKITLIARKAYGGAYLAMNSKDMGADVVLAWPTAAVAVMGAEGAANIIYRKEILSSQNPEETRRRKIEEYRRAFDNPWVAAGRGYIDDVIDPKDTRRVLYRHLRMLWGKKEERPWRKHDNIPL